One segment of Niveibacterium microcysteis DNA contains the following:
- the pth gene encoding aminoacyl-tRNA hydrolase, producing the protein MTQVAPKLVVGLGNPGPEYVETRHNAGFWFCELLSRELGVSLSHESRFHGVVGNARAAGMWILLPQTYMNRSGQAVGALARFYRIQPNEILVVHDELDILPGQLKLKCGGGNGGHNGLKDIQAHLGTPDFWRLRIGIGHPGDRNQVANFVLHRPSRDEQTLIDESIGRALDAWPKMQAGEWERATAAVNTKPKPKT; encoded by the coding sequence ATGACGCAAGTCGCGCCGAAACTGGTGGTCGGCCTCGGCAATCCGGGGCCCGAGTATGTCGAAACCCGGCACAACGCCGGGTTTTGGTTTTGTGAGCTGCTCTCGCGCGAACTCGGTGTGTCGCTGTCGCATGAGTCGCGCTTCCACGGTGTCGTGGGCAATGCCCGCGCGGCCGGCATGTGGATCCTGCTGCCGCAGACCTACATGAACCGTTCCGGGCAGGCGGTTGGCGCACTGGCGCGTTTCTATCGAATCCAGCCCAACGAGATTCTCGTTGTGCATGATGAGCTCGACATCCTGCCGGGGCAATTGAAGCTCAAGTGCGGCGGTGGAAATGGCGGTCACAACGGCCTCAAGGATATCCAGGCGCATCTCGGTACGCCGGACTTCTGGCGCCTGCGGATTGGCATCGGCCACCCGGGCGACCGCAATCAGGTGGCGAACTTTGTGCTCCACCGGCCGTCGCGTGATGAGCAGACCCTCATCGACGAATCGATCGGCCGTGCGCTTGATGCCTGGCCAAAAATGCAGGCTGGTGAGTGGGAGCGTGCCACGGCGGCCGTGAATACCAAACCGAAACCCAAGACCTGA
- the ychF gene encoding redox-regulated ATPase YchF, which produces MSLKCGIVGLPNVGKSTLFNALTKAGIAAENYPFCTIEPNVGIVEVPDPRLAQLSAIVKPQKIQPAIVEFVDIAGLVAGASKGEGLGNQFLANIRETDAIVNVVRCFDDENVVHVNGRVDPIADIETIVTELALADLAVVERTLKRDTNKAKAGDKDARKLVAVLEQVLPHLNEGKPVRTLDLSDDDKVLLKPLCLMTIKPAMYVGNVLEDGAENNPYLDRLREHAAKEGAPVVALCAKIEQELAELEDEDKMAFLADLGYDEPGLNRLIRAGYDLLGLQTYFTAGVKEVRAWTIHKGDTAPQAAGVIHTDFERGFIRAQTIAFDDFIAYKGEAGAKEAGKMRSEGKEYVVKDGDVLNFLFNV; this is translated from the coding sequence ATGAGCCTCAAGTGCGGCATCGTCGGTCTGCCCAACGTTGGCAAGTCCACCCTCTTCAACGCGCTGACCAAGGCGGGCATCGCGGCCGAGAACTATCCGTTCTGCACCATCGAGCCGAACGTCGGCATTGTTGAGGTCCCGGATCCGCGTCTCGCGCAGCTTTCCGCGATCGTCAAGCCACAGAAGATTCAGCCCGCGATCGTTGAGTTCGTCGACATCGCCGGCCTGGTCGCTGGCGCTTCGAAGGGCGAAGGCCTTGGCAACCAGTTCCTCGCGAACATCCGCGAAACCGACGCGATCGTGAACGTCGTGCGCTGCTTCGATGACGAGAACGTGGTGCATGTGAATGGCCGCGTCGACCCGATCGCCGACATTGAGACCATCGTGACTGAACTCGCACTGGCCGACCTTGCTGTGGTCGAGCGCACGCTCAAGCGCGACACGAACAAGGCCAAGGCGGGGGACAAGGATGCACGCAAGCTGGTCGCGGTGCTTGAGCAGGTGTTGCCGCACCTGAACGAGGGGAAGCCGGTTCGCACGCTCGATCTGTCCGACGACGACAAGGTGTTGCTCAAGCCGCTGTGCCTGATGACGATCAAGCCGGCGATGTACGTCGGCAACGTGCTGGAAGACGGCGCTGAAAACAACCCTTACCTCGACCGCCTGCGCGAGCATGCAGCCAAGGAGGGGGCTCCGGTCGTCGCGCTGTGCGCGAAGATCGAGCAGGAGCTGGCGGAGCTGGAAGACGAGGACAAGATGGCCTTCCTCGCCGATCTTGGCTACGACGAGCCGGGTCTCAACCGCCTGATTCGCGCCGGCTACGATCTGCTGGGCCTGCAAACCTACTTCACCGCAGGGGTGAAGGAAGTGCGCGCGTGGACGATCCACAAGGGCGACACCGCACCGCAGGCCGCTGGCGTGATCCACACCGATTTCGAGCGGGGTTTCATCCGCGCCCAGACGATCGCCTTTGACGATTTCATCGCCTACAAGGGCGAGGCGGGCGCGAAAGAGGCGGGCAAGATGCGCTCCGAAGGCAAGGAATACGTCGTCAAGGATGGTGACGTGCTCAACTTCCTGTTCAACGTCTAA
- a CDS encoding sensor domain-containing diguanylate cyclase, with amino-acid sequence MVTDTSSPDTPLEQRLLIERVALLGESCRVASLGGVIAVVVMAATLWPTAGALATTAWALVMAVLVLSQLGFHRVMCAPDLQPLRAERLEQLYHARNALTGLGWGITIFFVARPDDLVILGTVILIVMTVALASAGTQAVSRMSFFTIVLPSLAPPVALLMIQPPPTLPLAGWGLLGYLLLLFGLHGAFNRILVGTLQRRLESEALAREQQVIFDTAAEAIVLVRGPHIVKCNQRFLEQMRCPAADVVGSPMWIWHLNADDWSQHSEAALHAFREARPYTYVAPMRRRDGSAFRAEMTGMPVSATHPEAGMVWMGSDITERLETETALRISEERFRRLISMSSDLYWEQDADLRFTHLSGAGMERIGAALQDCIGKRRWEVAKIEGIAPEQWAKHKEQLEAHEPFRDLVFYVTRSDGTRLWFSTSGNPVFDEDGHFAGYHGIASDISDRMRNAERYRHLAYHDPLTGLPNRRLLADQLEQAIAQAKRRDGLVGLMLLDLDDFKIINDSDGHAVGDAVLATIAHRLRLAVRDSDTVARVGGDEFVILLPEVDGPQAAEAVAAKVLEAVREPVTSDQRDYLLGVSIGIALYPTHAGGGELLMQRADAAMYRAKTLGGRSAVFASAPADN; translated from the coding sequence ATGGTCACCGACACCTCCTCCCCCGACACGCCCCTCGAACAGCGCCTGCTGATCGAGCGCGTTGCGCTGCTTGGCGAGAGTTGCCGCGTGGCAAGCCTTGGCGGCGTGATTGCAGTAGTGGTGATGGCGGCAACGCTGTGGCCAACCGCCGGTGCCCTCGCGACCACCGCCTGGGCCTTGGTGATGGCGGTTCTGGTGTTGTCGCAACTTGGTTTCCACCGCGTGATGTGCGCCCCCGATCTGCAGCCGCTGCGGGCCGAACGCCTCGAACAGCTTTATCACGCGCGCAATGCGCTGACAGGACTCGGCTGGGGCATCACGATCTTCTTTGTCGCCCGCCCTGACGACCTCGTCATACTGGGAACCGTGATCCTCATCGTCATGACAGTGGCCCTGGCCAGCGCCGGCACGCAGGCCGTCAGCCGCATGAGCTTCTTCACGATCGTCCTGCCCAGCCTTGCACCACCCGTCGCCTTGCTGATGATTCAGCCGCCACCCACGCTACCACTCGCCGGCTGGGGCTTGCTCGGCTACCTGCTGCTGCTGTTCGGCCTGCACGGCGCCTTCAATCGCATCCTGGTCGGCACGCTTCAGCGCCGGCTTGAAAGCGAAGCGCTTGCGCGCGAGCAGCAGGTGATCTTCGATACCGCCGCCGAGGCGATCGTCCTCGTACGGGGGCCGCATATCGTCAAATGCAATCAGCGCTTCCTCGAACAGATGCGCTGCCCGGCGGCAGACGTGGTCGGCAGTCCAATGTGGATCTGGCATCTGAATGCGGACGACTGGTCGCAGCACAGCGAAGCGGCATTGCACGCCTTCCGGGAGGCGCGCCCCTACACCTACGTGGCACCCATGCGGCGGCGGGATGGCAGTGCGTTCCGCGCCGAAATGACGGGTATGCCGGTGAGTGCTACGCACCCGGAGGCCGGTATGGTGTGGATGGGCTCGGATATCACCGAGCGGCTCGAGACCGAGACCGCGCTGCGCATCAGCGAAGAACGCTTCCGCCGGCTGATCTCGATGTCGTCCGACCTGTACTGGGAGCAGGACGCCGACCTGCGCTTCACCCATCTCTCCGGCGCCGGCATGGAGCGGATTGGCGCCGCGTTGCAGGACTGCATCGGCAAGCGGCGCTGGGAAGTCGCCAAGATCGAAGGCATCGCACCCGAACAATGGGCCAAGCACAAGGAACAGCTCGAAGCGCATGAGCCCTTCCGCGATCTGGTGTTCTACGTCACGCGCTCGGACGGCACCCGGCTATGGTTTTCCACCAGCGGCAACCCGGTGTTTGACGAGGACGGTCACTTCGCCGGCTACCACGGCATCGCCAGCGACATCAGCGATCGAATGCGCAACGCAGAACGCTACCGCCACCTTGCTTACCACGATCCGCTCACCGGTCTGCCCAATCGCCGCCTGCTGGCAGACCAGCTGGAACAAGCGATCGCGCAGGCAAAGCGGCGCGATGGCCTGGTCGGGCTGATGCTGCTCGATCTGGACGACTTCAAGATCATCAACGATTCCGATGGTCATGCCGTCGGCGACGCCGTGCTCGCCACGATCGCGCATCGCTTGCGCCTCGCCGTGCGCGATTCCGACACGGTCGCCCGGGTCGGGGGCGACGAGTTCGTCATCCTGCTGCCCGAAGTCGACGGCCCGCAGGCAGCCGAAGCCGTGGCGGCCAAAGTTCTGGAGGCGGTGCGCGAACCGGTTACTTCAGACCAGCGTGACTACCTTCTGGGTGTCTCGATCGGCATCGCGCTCTACCCGACGCATGCCGGCGGGGGCGAACTGCTGATGCAGCGCGCCGATGCCGCCATGTATCGCGCGAAAACCCTGGGCGGCCGCAGTGCAGTATTCGCCAGCGCGCCAGCGGACAACTGA
- the gluQRS gene encoding tRNA glutamyl-Q(34) synthetase GluQRS produces MSVMYPFAPAITPIGRFAPSPTGPLHFGSLVAALGSWLDVRSRGGRWLLRIEDVDTPRIVPGADRAIIADLARFGLEWDGDIVWQSQRGDRYEAALDRLRALGLVYPCACSRKEIADSTTVRARDGALRYPGTCRGGLAPGREARAWRVRTTPGEICFDDALQGRVCEDIEHEVGDFVLLRADGVWAYQLAVVVDDAEQGVTEIVRGADLLDSTPRQLFLQQLLGYRRPDYLHLPVAGNQAGEKLSKQTLALAVAEQPAPQALTDALAFLGHALPRELRGAPVSVQLEWGLANWSRAHLPRSAMAPAPAWSAVQRS; encoded by the coding sequence ATGTCCGTTATGTACCCGTTTGCGCCTGCCATCACACCCATCGGCCGATTTGCGCCGTCGCCGACCGGTCCGCTCCATTTCGGCTCGCTGGTTGCCGCCCTCGGCAGCTGGCTGGATGTGCGATCGCGCGGTGGGCGCTGGTTGCTGCGGATCGAGGATGTCGATACGCCCCGCATCGTGCCTGGGGCCGATCGCGCAATCATCGCAGACCTCGCTCGCTTCGGCCTCGAGTGGGATGGCGACATCGTCTGGCAGAGCCAGCGCGGCGACCGCTACGAGGCCGCGCTTGACCGGTTGCGTGCGTTGGGCTTGGTGTATCCGTGCGCGTGTTCGCGCAAGGAAATCGCTGATTCGACAACCGTACGCGCACGCGACGGCGCTCTGCGCTACCCCGGAACGTGTCGGGGCGGGTTGGCGCCAGGGCGCGAAGCTCGCGCCTGGCGGGTGCGCACAACGCCCGGCGAGATCTGTTTTGATGACGCGCTGCAGGGGCGGGTTTGCGAGGATATCGAACACGAGGTCGGCGACTTCGTGCTGCTTCGCGCCGATGGGGTCTGGGCCTATCAGTTGGCCGTGGTTGTGGACGACGCCGAGCAAGGGGTCACGGAGATCGTGCGCGGAGCCGATCTGCTCGATTCCACCCCGCGACAGCTCTTTCTGCAGCAGCTGTTAGGTTATCGGCGTCCGGACTATCTGCACCTGCCCGTCGCCGGCAATCAGGCTGGCGAGAAGCTCTCGAAGCAGACGCTTGCGTTGGCGGTGGCCGAGCAACCGGCGCCGCAGGCACTTACGGACGCCTTGGCCTTCCTCGGCCACGCGCTGCCGCGCGAGCTGCGCGGTGCGCCGGTAAGTGTGCAGCTTGAATGGGGACTCGCGAACTGGTCACGCGCGCACCTGCCGCGTAGTGCAATGGCGCCTGCGCCGGCCTGGAGCGCCGTTCAGCGCAGCTGA
- a CDS encoding glycosyltransferase family 9 protein, with protein sequence MTPRSILVVRRDNIGDLVCTTPAIAALRHAFPDARLAALVNSYNADVLADNPHLDAVYAYTKLKHREAGQSAFGAVWARAKLLHTIRRERFDVAILGKSSWDKHGLRLARQCGVARTIGFASPDSRARQPDVALPPPDPLIHEVEAVAQLLVPLGVKTSPGPLQVFPDVALAANAEARFAALGKRPRLALHLSAREATRRWPAERWIMLAHAAAYAGWGIVLFWSPGAADDPRHPGDDAFAAEIAAALEQIPFVACPTHGLRELVAAFSRCHAFVGADGGALHLAAAAGLPMVALFENSPLKTKHWYPWQIAHELLCGPEASVAGIEPERTILALSKLPKRELTSA encoded by the coding sequence ATGACACCGCGCAGCATTCTTGTCGTGCGCCGCGACAACATCGGCGATCTGGTTTGCACGACGCCGGCCATCGCAGCCCTGCGCCACGCGTTTCCCGACGCGCGCCTGGCTGCCTTGGTCAATTCGTACAACGCCGACGTGCTCGCCGACAATCCGCATCTCGATGCGGTCTATGCCTACACCAAGCTCAAGCATCGTGAGGCAGGGCAGAGCGCATTCGGCGCAGTGTGGGCGCGTGCGAAGCTGTTGCACACAATCCGCCGCGAGCGCTTCGATGTCGCGATCCTGGGCAAATCATCGTGGGACAAGCACGGCCTGCGTCTCGCGCGGCAATGTGGCGTTGCGCGCACGATCGGCTTCGCGAGCCCCGACAGCCGTGCCCGCCAGCCGGATGTCGCCTTGCCGCCCCCCGATCCGCTGATCCATGAGGTGGAGGCGGTTGCGCAGTTGCTGGTGCCCTTGGGTGTGAAGACTTCGCCCGGCCCCTTGCAGGTGTTCCCGGACGTCGCGCTGGCCGCAAACGCCGAAGCGCGTTTCGCCGCGCTTGGCAAACGCCCGCGCCTGGCCTTGCATTTGTCCGCCCGCGAAGCCACGCGACGTTGGCCCGCGGAGCGCTGGATCATGCTCGCGCACGCCGCAGCGTATGCCGGCTGGGGCATCGTGCTGTTCTGGTCGCCCGGCGCCGCGGACGATCCGCGCCATCCGGGTGACGATGCATTTGCCGCCGAGATCGCTGCTGCACTCGAACAGATCCCGTTCGTCGCGTGCCCGACGCATGGGCTGCGCGAACTCGTCGCCGCGTTCTCACGCTGTCACGCCTTCGTCGGCGCCGACGGTGGCGCGCTGCACCTCGCCGCTGCCGCAGGGCTGCCCATGGTCGCACTGTTCGAGAACTCACCGCTCAAGACCAAGCACTGGTATCCGTGGCAAATCGCCCACGAGTTGCTGTGCGGCCCCGAGGCCAGCGTTGCCGGCATTGAACCGGAGCGGACCATTCTCGCACTGAGCAAATTACCCAAGCGCGAGCTGACGTCCGCGTAG
- a CDS encoding glycosyltransferase family 9 protein has product MKSILVIRRDNIGDLVCTTPLIHALRTRFPDARIDALVTSYNLPVVSRNPDLDEVFAYTKTHHRVRGSESALGVLWKRARLMYRLRRRRYDCVVLANCGCMPRPVRLARLIQPKHVVGFTEAGKPWARHIDMGIPVERRPEHEVEELFRLLTPLGITDSAGPLVVNADAEATTAAARTLRQQRWSRARPTLAVHISARLPSQRWPAQRFIDTLRTLGGAGDLQFMLFWSPGDENNPMHPGDDGKANEIIAALGADFPMLPWPSNSLDELMAGLSVCDGMLCSDGGAMHLGASLGLPIAALFGKSDATRWHPWGVAHEILQPTSLEVADVTAPEALAALARLRPAIDARARTRGVLK; this is encoded by the coding sequence ATGAAGAGCATCCTCGTCATCCGCCGTGACAACATCGGCGACCTCGTCTGCACCACGCCGCTGATTCACGCCTTGCGTACGCGCTTCCCCGATGCCCGGATCGATGCGCTGGTCACGAGCTACAACCTGCCGGTGGTGTCGCGCAACCCGGATCTGGACGAGGTCTTCGCCTACACCAAGACACACCACCGCGTGCGCGGCAGCGAATCGGCGTTGGGGGTGCTGTGGAAGCGCGCGCGCCTGATGTACCGCCTCCGGCGGCGCCGCTACGACTGCGTGGTGCTTGCGAACTGCGGCTGCATGCCGCGCCCGGTGCGACTCGCGCGCCTGATCCAGCCTAAGCATGTGGTCGGCTTCACCGAGGCCGGCAAGCCCTGGGCGCGCCACATCGACATGGGCATCCCTGTCGAACGCCGACCGGAACATGAGGTGGAAGAATTGTTCCGGTTGCTGACGCCGCTGGGCATCACCGACAGTGCGGGGCCACTTGTGGTGAATGCAGATGCCGAAGCCACCACTGCCGCAGCACGTACGCTGCGCCAGCAACGTTGGTCGCGCGCGCGCCCCACGCTGGCAGTGCATATCAGTGCGCGGCTGCCCAGCCAACGCTGGCCGGCGCAACGCTTCATCGACACGCTGAGGACACTGGGGGGCGCAGGCGACTTGCAGTTCATGCTGTTCTGGTCGCCTGGCGACGAGAACAACCCGATGCACCCAGGCGACGACGGCAAGGCGAACGAGATCATCGCCGCCCTCGGGGCCGACTTCCCGATGCTGCCGTGGCCCAGCAACAGCCTCGACGAGCTGATGGCGGGCCTTTCGGTGTGCGACGGCATGCTTTGCAGCGACGGTGGCGCGATGCACCTGGGCGCATCGCTCGGTCTCCCGATCGCGGCCCTGTTTGGCAAGTCGGATGCGACGCGCTGGCACCCCTGGGGTGTCGCCCATGAAATCCTGCAACCGACGAGCCTTGAAGTGGCCGACGTGACCGCGCCGGAAGCTTTGGCAGCGCTGGCACGTCTGCGCCCGGCGATCGACGCACGGGCTCGCACGCGCGGCGTACTGAAATGA
- a CDS encoding glycosyltransferase family 9 protein, whose protein sequence is MASRGFVRALTVLRALPTVLHNRIAPAGGDTPRRILIAQLLLLGDTLMLAPLIAKLRARYPAAQIVLTCPPSFLPLFATRPWDVEALGFDLRDAAALPRLRASGPFDLAVVPADNRFSWLAAAAGARHIVAFAGDARWRKNLPVTEFRPLPVAPSAFGDFAATLVDGDPPPPYRVGDWPAPVAREFARPIEPYAVIHLGASSPHKLWPVERWREAIDYLQGQGLNVVLACGRGEEKLINEVDPAQRCPRYAGTLDLAQYWALLAKAQVLLCPDTGIAHLARLAGTPTVTLFGPGSPVLFGAGEFWRNMPYAGLWEPDIACRNQQAVFEKPLPWARQCWRTPAQCGNPKCIRAVSLDTVRVSLETLLANGRRAQP, encoded by the coding sequence ATGGCTAGCCGCGGCTTTGTGCGCGCATTGACGGTGCTGCGCGCACTGCCAACCGTGTTGCACAACCGCATCGCCCCCGCGGGCGGCGACACCCCGCGACGCATCCTGATCGCGCAGTTGCTGCTGCTGGGCGACACGCTGATGCTCGCACCACTGATCGCCAAACTGCGTGCGCGCTACCCGGCCGCGCAGATCGTACTGACCTGCCCGCCAAGCTTCCTGCCGCTGTTCGCGACGCGACCGTGGGATGTCGAAGCCCTCGGTTTCGATCTGCGCGACGCTGCGGCACTACCGCGGCTGCGGGCAAGCGGCCCGTTTGACCTGGCCGTGGTGCCAGCCGACAACCGCTTCTCTTGGCTGGCGGCGGCAGCGGGGGCACGGCACATCGTCGCCTTTGCCGGGGACGCGCGTTGGCGCAAGAACCTGCCGGTGACCGAATTCCGTCCGCTGCCAGTTGCACCGTCCGCTTTTGGCGACTTTGCCGCGACGCTGGTGGACGGCGACCCGCCGCCGCCCTATCGCGTTGGCGACTGGCCCGCGCCCGTTGCGCGTGAATTCGCCCGACCAATCGAGCCCTACGCCGTGATCCACCTCGGTGCCAGCAGCCCGCACAAACTCTGGCCGGTCGAACGGTGGCGTGAAGCCATTGATTACTTGCAGGGGCAAGGTCTGAACGTGGTACTCGCATGCGGGCGTGGCGAGGAGAAATTGATCAACGAGGTCGACCCGGCGCAGCGATGCCCGCGTTACGCCGGCACGCTCGACCTCGCGCAGTACTGGGCATTGCTTGCCAAGGCGCAGGTACTGCTTTGCCCGGACACCGGCATCGCCCATCTCGCACGACTCGCCGGCACACCCACTGTCACGCTGTTCGGCCCCGGTTCGCCGGTGTTGTTTGGCGCCGGCGAGTTCTGGCGCAACATGCCCTACGCCGGACTCTGGGAGCCGGATATCGCATGCCGTAACCAGCAGGCGGTATTCGAAAAACCGCTGCCCTGGGCCCGCCAGTGCTGGCGCACGCCGGCACAATGCGGCAATCCAAAGTGCATCCGCGCAGTGTCGCTCGATACGGTCCGGGTCAGCCTTGAAACCCTCCTCGCAAACGGACGTCGCGCTCAACCATGA
- the asnB gene encoding asparagine synthase (glutamine-hydrolyzing) has translation MCGIAGYFGTRPLSGAAAEAMFAAIARRGPDANHAVCWRDGQRGSEPAGAQRALMHARLSIRDPRPEADQPMGNADGSLWICYNGEVYGWEDERRALEAQGATFRTTSDTEFILRGYEAWGIEALLPKLRGMFAFALLDLRSGTLHLVRDRMGLKPMVYHHDEASRTLAFGSLVRSVLPAVPPAERDFDPEGIDAYLAHRTIPAPRTVFRAIRRLENAHRIEFDLASGRLTKRRYWQPTPNGRDPAEVLDEAVRLRTVADRPVGVFLSGGIDSSVVASRLALQGYTNIESFTAGFDDAAMDESALAAQIAASLGLPNNRIAMASDVSGDFEQVVADLDEPFADPSAFPTWALAREVSKSVKVVLCGDGGDEMFAGYKRYRQHLRSAWRRHLPAAAALRPAGNVTPGKAERLRLEASLSWPDAWSLRFSGFSATEREGLQPVLGRVPAHRWRAAEIGNTDPLGMLLELDRLNYLPEYILRKADLTTMAHGLEGRAPLIDHVFVESLASLPSGQRFTQPAKAWLAGRCPPCQSLGLLTMKKRGFNPPIRALVREGLAARLPGFGARLSHASDGQLDAAAIEQYVEAWRKDGSLSEGLLQLLMLDESLRQLGRLRSAIHG, from the coding sequence ATGTGCGGCATCGCCGGCTACTTCGGCACCCGGCCGCTCAGCGGCGCCGCGGCCGAAGCCATGTTTGCCGCGATCGCGCGGCGCGGCCCGGATGCGAACCACGCCGTGTGCTGGCGCGACGGCCAACGCGGCAGCGAACCCGCCGGCGCGCAGCGCGCGTTGATGCACGCACGGCTGTCGATCCGCGATCCTCGGCCGGAAGCCGACCAACCGATGGGTAATGCCGACGGCAGCCTGTGGATTTGCTACAACGGCGAGGTGTACGGCTGGGAAGACGAGCGCCGCGCGCTCGAAGCACAGGGCGCAACCTTCCGCACCACCTCGGATACCGAGTTCATCCTGCGCGGCTACGAGGCCTGGGGCATCGAAGCACTGCTGCCGAAGTTGCGCGGCATGTTCGCCTTCGCACTGCTGGATCTGCGCAGCGGCACGCTGCATCTGGTACGTGATCGCATGGGCCTCAAGCCGATGGTCTATCACCATGACGAAGCGAGCCGCACGCTCGCCTTCGGCTCTCTGGTGCGCAGCGTGCTGCCAGCAGTGCCGCCGGCCGAACGCGATTTCGACCCGGAAGGCATCGACGCCTACCTCGCCCATCGTACGATCCCGGCGCCGCGCACGGTGTTCCGCGCCATCCGGCGATTGGAGAACGCCCATCGGATCGAGTTCGACCTCGCCAGCGGCCGCCTGACAAAGCGCCGCTACTGGCAGCCGACACCCAACGGCCGCGACCCGGCCGAAGTGCTGGACGAGGCCGTCCGCCTGCGCACCGTGGCCGATCGCCCCGTGGGCGTGTTCCTGTCCGGCGGCATCGACTCGTCGGTCGTCGCCAGCCGGCTCGCGCTGCAGGGCTATACCAACATCGAGAGCTTCACCGCCGGCTTTGACGACGCGGCGATGGACGAAAGCGCGCTCGCCGCGCAGATCGCCGCGTCGCTGGGTCTGCCCAACAACCGCATCGCCATGGCGAGCGATGTGTCCGGCGATTTCGAACAGGTCGTCGCCGACCTCGACGAACCCTTCGCGGACCCCTCGGCCTTCCCGACCTGGGCGCTCGCGCGCGAGGTCTCGAAGTCGGTCAAGGTGGTTTTGTGTGGCGATGGCGGCGACGAGATGTTTGCGGGCTACAAGCGCTACCGGCAACATCTTCGCTCCGCCTGGCGGCGCCATCTGCCGGCGGCCGCGGCGCTGCGCCCGGCCGGCAACGTAACGCCCGGCAAAGCCGAACGCCTGCGCCTAGAAGCCTCTCTGTCGTGGCCAGACGCCTGGTCGCTGCGCTTCTCCGGTTTCTCCGCCACCGAGCGCGAGGGCCTGCAGCCGGTACTCGGCCGCGTTCCAGCACATCGCTGGCGTGCCGCCGAGATTGGCAACACCGATCCGCTCGGTATGCTACTGGAGCTGGACCGCCTGAACTACCTGCCGGAATACATCCTGCGCAAGGCCGACCTGACCACCATGGCGCACGGCCTCGAGGGTCGCGCGCCGCTGATCGACCATGTCTTTGTCGAATCGCTGGCGAGCCTGCCAAGCGGACAACGCTTCACGCAGCCGGCCAAGGCCTGGCTCGCCGGGCGCTGCCCGCCCTGCCAATCGCTCGGCCTGCTGACGATGAAGAAGCGCGGCTTCAACCCGCCGATCCGCGCGCTGGTGCGCGAGGGCCTCGCCGCCCGGCTGCCCGGCTTCGGCGCGCGTTTGTCCCACGCCAGCGATGGCCAGCTTGATGCCGCGGCAATCGAACAGTATGTAGAGGCCTGGCGCAAGGACGGCAGCCTCTCCGAGGGGCTGCTGCAGTTGCTGATGCTCGACGAGAGCCTGCGCCAACTCGGTCGGCTGCGGAGCGCCATTCATGGCTAG